From Synoicihabitans lomoniglobus, the proteins below share one genomic window:
- a CDS encoding TonB-dependent receptor has product MSEYSILRDRTVPSVRFVCLRAGFLALLSLVLAVSTSWAQSGTATVTGRVNNAITGNYLTNAKITVVDTGKTVFTNAYGEFRVAGIPPGEVTLEVFYTGLDVSSQKVTVTAGETVVRNVSLNDAGRYGDTADDTVVLDAFLVQATEQAADAVAINEQRFSTNLKNVVSADAFGDVTEGNPGEFLKYLPGVSVDYVAADVRSVSVRGFGSAFTSVNVDGNRMASAASSGASRSFELEQVSMNNVARLEVVKVPVPSMPADSLGGSVNLVSKNAFERDGAEFSYRVYTSISSEDLSLGKSPGPSVEMSRKIRPGFDFSYTNPLSSNFGLILNGLHSDQFNEQHRSRASWQTSGGAVASPENPYMRTYTVQDGPKETQRDSFGLNLDWKVAERSVLSFGYQWNDYDSFFGNRNYNINAGSNVTDFSPTYTNGRAGAGEVTGGMSFRNKFGTTNHANLNYKFFGDDVEIAAGAFYSYATNKYRDVQNGHFSGVNTRMRSLTISHQNIDGINPPDMTIRNNAGADVDWTDLANYRLRSVRAQEFDSWDEFTGGNVDLTKTFSGLGVPFELKAGVNVRQQQRDIIRRQDDYDYLGPDGVAESADDSALPFADTVYVNQDPHYGLPSPQYVDPYKVYQHFLAHPNYFRANVNNWQNRAQNDYNLTEKIEAAYIQGDWDFLDGKMKFLTGVRYEKTNIDGIGFIYNPDGHLDANGNPLTNDVYTQRRLQYQRRAARVSSDYDGLYPSAHLVYNFNENLILRVAFAQTIGRPDFDEILPGTVIDPDDTAAAGEPGGDITVRNTGLKPYSANNFDVSLEYYFEPAGVVSLGVFHKDVTDFFGAVAKFVDQADLVAYNLDPQYLGYNLSTTTNSGDAQISGVEFNYSQQLVMLPGFAKNLSVFANGTFLDLKGGVTADFSGFIEQTANWGVSYGGQKFNAKIKWNYRGEQFRSFQSAYGPGGAEYYDDRVYLDLNFDYQFNSRLTAFINARNVLNVPQLLQRYGDNSPKHTYSYQEEEFGVQFALGIKGKF; this is encoded by the coding sequence ATGTCGGAATACTCGATTCTTCGAGACCGGACCGTCCCGTCCGTGCGTTTCGTCTGTCTTCGCGCCGGATTCCTGGCGCTTTTGTCGTTGGTCCTTGCCGTATCCACCTCCTGGGCACAGTCGGGCACCGCCACCGTAACCGGACGCGTCAACAATGCGATCACCGGTAACTACCTCACCAATGCCAAGATCACCGTGGTTGATACCGGGAAAACCGTGTTCACCAACGCCTACGGTGAATTCCGGGTGGCGGGAATTCCTCCTGGAGAAGTGACCCTCGAAGTATTCTACACCGGACTGGATGTCAGTTCGCAAAAAGTCACGGTCACGGCCGGTGAGACCGTGGTGCGGAACGTGTCGTTGAATGATGCGGGTCGCTACGGTGACACCGCCGATGACACCGTGGTGCTGGACGCCTTTCTGGTGCAGGCCACGGAGCAGGCCGCCGACGCGGTGGCCATCAATGAACAGCGGTTCTCCACCAACTTGAAAAACGTGGTGTCGGCCGATGCGTTCGGCGACGTCACCGAGGGCAATCCGGGAGAGTTCCTCAAATACCTGCCCGGAGTCTCGGTCGATTACGTGGCGGCCGACGTGCGCTCCGTATCGGTGCGCGGTTTTGGCTCCGCGTTTACGTCCGTCAATGTCGACGGCAACCGCATGGCCAGCGCGGCTTCGTCCGGCGCCAGCCGTTCCTTCGAATTGGAACAGGTCTCGATGAACAACGTGGCCCGACTCGAAGTGGTCAAGGTGCCGGTGCCCTCGATGCCGGCCGATTCGCTGGGCGGTTCGGTCAACCTCGTGTCAAAAAACGCCTTTGAGCGCGATGGAGCGGAATTCAGTTACCGGGTCTACACCAGCATCAGCAGCGAAGACCTGTCGCTCGGCAAATCGCCCGGGCCCTCCGTCGAGATGTCCCGCAAAATTCGCCCGGGTTTCGACTTCTCCTACACGAACCCGCTCAGCTCGAATTTCGGCCTGATCCTCAACGGCCTGCACTCGGATCAATTCAACGAGCAGCACCGTTCCCGCGCCTCCTGGCAAACCAGCGGTGGCGCCGTGGCGTCGCCCGAAAATCCCTACATGCGCACCTACACCGTGCAGGACGGACCCAAGGAAACCCAGCGGGATTCGTTTGGACTGAACCTGGACTGGAAAGTCGCCGAACGCAGCGTGCTCAGCTTCGGGTATCAGTGGAACGACTACGATTCGTTCTTCGGCAACCGCAACTACAACATCAACGCCGGTTCCAACGTCACCGACTTCTCGCCGACCTACACCAACGGCCGCGCCGGCGCGGGTGAGGTGACCGGAGGCATGTCCTTTCGCAACAAGTTCGGCACGACCAACCACGCCAACCTGAACTACAAATTCTTCGGCGATGACGTCGAAATCGCCGCCGGAGCATTTTACTCCTACGCGACCAACAAATACCGCGACGTCCAGAACGGGCACTTCTCGGGCGTGAACACCCGCATGCGTTCGCTCACCATCAGCCACCAGAACATCGACGGCATCAATCCGCCGGACATGACCATCCGCAACAACGCCGGTGCCGACGTGGATTGGACCGACCTGGCCAACTATCGCCTGCGCTCCGTGCGGGCCCAGGAGTTCGATTCCTGGGACGAATTCACCGGCGGCAACGTGGATCTCACCAAAACGTTCAGCGGCCTCGGCGTGCCGTTCGAGTTGAAGGCGGGCGTCAACGTGCGTCAGCAACAACGCGACATCATCCGCCGCCAGGACGACTACGATTATCTCGGACCGGACGGTGTCGCGGAGTCTGCCGACGACAGCGCGCTGCCTTTCGCCGACACGGTCTATGTGAACCAGGATCCGCACTATGGCCTGCCGTCACCGCAATACGTCGACCCTTACAAGGTCTACCAGCACTTCCTGGCTCATCCGAACTACTTCCGGGCCAACGTGAACAATTGGCAGAATCGCGCGCAGAACGACTACAACCTCACCGAGAAAATCGAGGCCGCCTACATCCAGGGCGACTGGGATTTCCTGGATGGTAAGATGAAGTTCCTGACCGGCGTGCGTTACGAAAAAACCAACATCGACGGCATCGGTTTCATCTACAATCCCGACGGGCACCTCGACGCCAACGGCAACCCGTTGACCAACGACGTCTACACCCAGCGCCGTCTGCAATATCAACGCCGAGCCGCGCGGGTTTCCAGCGATTACGACGGGCTCTATCCCAGCGCGCATCTGGTGTATAATTTCAACGAAAACCTCATTCTGCGGGTCGCGTTCGCGCAAACCATCGGCCGGCCCGATTTCGATGAGATTCTCCCCGGCACGGTCATCGATCCCGACGACACCGCCGCCGCCGGCGAACCCGGGGGCGACATCACCGTGCGCAACACCGGCTTGAAACCGTATTCGGCCAACAACTTCGACGTGTCGCTCGAATACTACTTCGAGCCCGCGGGGGTGGTGTCACTCGGCGTGTTCCACAAGGATGTGACCGACTTCTTCGGCGCCGTCGCCAAGTTTGTGGATCAGGCCGATCTCGTGGCCTACAACCTCGATCCGCAATACCTCGGCTACAACCTGTCGACCACCACCAACTCCGGTGATGCCCAGATCAGTGGTGTCGAATTCAACTACTCGCAACAGCTGGTCATGCTGCCCGGGTTCGCAAAGAATCTCTCGGTCTTCGCCAACGGCACCTTCCTTGATCTCAAGGGCGGGGTGACGGCTGACTTCTCCGGGTTCATCGAACAGACCGCCAATTGGGGCGTTTCCTACGGTGGCCAGAAATTCAACGCCAAGATCAAGTGGAACTATCGCGGGGAACAGTTCCGCAGCTTCCAATCGGCCTACGGTCCCGGCGGCGCGGAATACTACGACGATCGCGTCTATCTCGATCTCAACTTCGACTACCAGTTCAACTCCCGTCTCACCGCCTTCATCAACGCCCGGAACGTCTTGAACGTGCCGCAGCTGCTGCAACGTTACGGCGACAACAGCCCCAAGCACACCTACAGCTATCAGGAAGAAGAGTTCGGGGTGCAGTTCGCCCTGGGTATCAAAGGCAAATTCTAA
- the kduI gene encoding 5-dehydro-4-deoxy-D-glucuronate isomerase — protein MQHYHDVHPADFDRLSSAELRQRFHLPRLFRPGQQSFNYWDVDRTVIGGIMPTTAPVELEAPPNLAADSFCERREVGIINLGGAGRVEVGAQSFDLASKDGLYLGRGSRTPVFTSADPDRPARFYVLSYPAHATHPTKLIKFDAMEGTALGEAVTGNVRTIFKYIAPGVVESCQLVMGITLISKGSVWNTMPPHTHMRRSEVYCYCDLSDESVVMHFMGPPDATRSVVVRSGEAVISPSWSIHAGAGTGAYSFVWGMGGENQDFDDMDKVPLEDLS, from the coding sequence ATGCAACATTACCACGACGTGCATCCGGCGGACTTCGACCGGCTTTCCTCGGCGGAACTGCGCCAGCGTTTTCACCTCCCTCGTCTGTTCCGACCCGGTCAACAGAGCTTCAACTATTGGGACGTGGATCGCACGGTCATCGGCGGCATCATGCCGACCACCGCGCCGGTTGAATTGGAGGCTCCGCCCAACCTCGCGGCCGACAGTTTCTGTGAACGCCGTGAAGTTGGTATCATCAATCTCGGCGGTGCCGGGCGGGTCGAGGTCGGGGCGCAGTCGTTCGACCTCGCCAGCAAGGATGGTTTGTATCTGGGCCGCGGTTCGCGGACGCCGGTGTTCACTTCGGCGGATCCCGATCGGCCGGCGCGTTTCTACGTGTTGAGTTATCCGGCGCACGCCACGCATCCGACGAAGTTGATCAAGTTCGACGCCATGGAAGGCACCGCGCTCGGCGAGGCCGTCACCGGCAACGTGCGCACCATCTTCAAATACATTGCCCCCGGGGTGGTGGAGAGCTGCCAACTGGTCATGGGCATCACCCTCATCAGCAAGGGGAGTGTGTGGAACACCATGCCGCCCCACACCCACATGCGTCGCTCGGAAGTCTATTGCTACTGCGACTTGTCCGACGAGTCGGTGGTCATGCATTTCATGGGACCACCCGATGCCACGCGCAGCGTCGTCGTGCGCAGCGGCGAAGCCGTCATCTCCCCCTCGTGGTCGATTCACGCCGGCGCCGGCACCGGAGCCTATTCGTTCGTGTGGGGCATGGGCGGCGAAAATCAGGATTTCGACGACATGGATAAAGTGCCGTTGGAAGACTTGTCTTAG